A single region of the Nocardioides ochotonae genome encodes:
- a CDS encoding NAD(P)H-quinone dehydrogenase — protein sequence MDRAVILGGGPGGYEAALVAAQLGAEVTVVDSDGLGGSAVLTDCVPSKTLIATAEVMSDLSGAAELGVSFADQGGGAATEIRVDLERVNARVKQLAADQSRDIHRRLVRDGVRIVSGRGRLDGPGRVVASLTDGGEETIEGDAVLVATGAAPRTLPSAQPDGERILTWEQVYDLTEVPTELIVVGSGVTGAEFASAYLNLGIPVTLVSSRDRVLPGEDADAATVLEDVLRRRGMTVLSKSRMESVERDGDVVTVTLTDGRKVQGSHCILALGSVPNTQGIGLEEAGVLLKDGGFVYVDRVSRTSARGVYAAGDCTGVLMLASVAAMQGRIAMAHFLGDAVHPLNLKAVSSNVFTAPEIATVGISQQAIENGEMDAESIMLPLSGNPRAKMQGVHDGFVKLFCRVGTGIVVGGVVVGPRASELIHPVAIAVKESLTADQLAGSFTVYPSMSGSVAEAARRLHRRG from the coding sequence ATTGACCGGGCAGTGATCCTCGGCGGCGGACCCGGCGGTTACGAGGCCGCGCTGGTCGCAGCACAGCTGGGCGCCGAGGTCACGGTCGTCGACTCGGATGGTCTGGGCGGCTCCGCCGTCCTGACCGACTGCGTGCCGAGCAAGACCCTGATCGCGACCGCCGAGGTGATGAGCGACCTCTCCGGCGCCGCCGAGCTCGGCGTCTCCTTCGCCGACCAGGGTGGCGGCGCGGCCACCGAGATCCGCGTCGACCTCGAGCGGGTCAACGCGCGGGTCAAGCAGCTCGCGGCCGACCAGTCGCGCGACATCCACCGCCGCCTGGTGCGCGACGGCGTCCGCATCGTCTCGGGCCGGGGCCGTCTCGACGGACCCGGCCGGGTGGTCGCCTCCCTCACCGACGGCGGCGAGGAGACCATCGAGGGCGACGCGGTGCTGGTCGCCACCGGCGCGGCGCCGCGCACGCTGCCCTCCGCCCAGCCCGACGGCGAGCGGATCCTCACCTGGGAGCAGGTCTACGACCTGACCGAGGTCCCCACCGAGCTGATCGTGGTCGGCTCCGGTGTGACCGGTGCGGAGTTCGCCAGCGCCTACCTCAACCTCGGCATCCCGGTCACCCTGGTCTCCTCGCGCGACCGGGTGCTGCCCGGCGAGGACGCCGACGCGGCGACGGTGCTCGAGGACGTCCTGCGGCGCCGCGGCATGACCGTGCTCTCGAAGTCGCGGATGGAGTCGGTGGAGCGCGACGGCGACGTCGTCACCGTCACCCTCACCGACGGCCGCAAGGTCCAGGGCTCGCACTGCATCCTCGCGCTCGGCTCGGTGCCGAACACCCAGGGCATCGGCCTGGAGGAGGCCGGCGTGCTGCTCAAGGACGGCGGCTTCGTCTACGTCGACCGGGTCTCGCGCACCTCGGCGCGCGGGGTGTACGCCGCCGGCGACTGCACCGGTGTGCTGATGCTCGCCTCGGTCGCGGCGATGCAGGGCCGGATCGCGATGGCGCACTTCCTCGGCGACGCCGTGCACCCGCTCAACCTCAAGGCGGTGTCCTCCAACGTCTTCACCGCCCCGGAGATCGCCACCGTCGGCATCTCCCAGCAGGCCATCGAGAACGGCGAGATGGACGCCGAGTCCATCATGCTGCCGCTGTCGGGCAACCCGCGCGCCAAGATGCAGGGCGTCCACGACGGCTTCGTGAAGCTGTTCTGCCGCGTCGGCACCGGCATCGTGGTCGGCGGCGTCGTGGTCGGCCCGCGCGCCAGCGAGCTGATCCACCCGGTCGCGATCGCGGTCAAGGAGTCGCTGACCGCCGACCAGCTGGCCGGTTCGTTCACCGTCTACCCCTCGATGAGCGGCTCGGTCGCCGAGGCGGCGCGCCGCCTGCACCGGCGCGGCTGA
- the lpdA gene encoding dihydrolipoyl dehydrogenase — protein MSSHFDVLVLGAGPGGYVAAIRASQLGKSVAVVEEKYWGGVCLNVGCIPSKALLKNAELAHTLTHEKKKYGIEGDATMAYGPTHARSRQVSAGIVKGVHFLMKKNKIVEIDGWGTLQGERDGKQTIEVKGKDGVTTYTCDDLIIASGATVRMLPGMKRSANVVTYEEQILDSELPGSIIIGGSGAIGVEFAYVMKNFGVDVTIVEFLDRMVPTEDADVSKELLKHYKKLGIKVLLSTKVENVEDTGSGVKVTVSPAQGGDSQVLEADKMLAAFGFAPRLEGYGLENTGVELTERGAIAIDEYGRTNVEHVYAIGDVTGKMMLAHVAEAMGIVAVETIAGVETMPVDFDMVPRATYCSPQIGSFGYSEAQAKELGYDVKTATFPFAANGKAQGLGEAVGFVKVVADAEHNEILGAHMIGPDVTELLPVLTLAQKWDLTADEVARNVFAHPTLTEAVKEAVEGIAGHMINF, from the coding sequence GTGAGCTCCCACTTCGATGTCCTCGTCCTTGGTGCCGGCCCCGGTGGATACGTGGCCGCGATTCGCGCCTCCCAGCTCGGCAAGTCGGTTGCCGTGGTGGAGGAGAAGTACTGGGGCGGTGTCTGCCTCAACGTCGGCTGCATCCCCTCCAAGGCGCTGCTGAAGAACGCCGAGCTCGCCCACACGCTCACGCACGAGAAGAAGAAGTACGGCATCGAGGGCGACGCCACGATGGCCTACGGCCCCACCCACGCCCGCTCGCGCCAGGTCTCGGCCGGCATCGTCAAGGGCGTCCACTTCTTGATGAAGAAGAACAAGATCGTCGAGATCGACGGCTGGGGCACCCTCCAGGGCGAGCGCGACGGCAAGCAGACCATCGAGGTCAAGGGCAAGGACGGCGTCACCACCTACACCTGTGACGACCTGATCATCGCCTCGGGCGCGACCGTGCGGATGCTGCCCGGCATGAAGCGCAGCGCCAACGTCGTGACCTACGAGGAGCAGATCCTCGACTCCGAGCTGCCCGGCTCGATCATCATCGGCGGCTCCGGCGCGATCGGCGTCGAGTTCGCCTACGTGATGAAGAACTTCGGCGTCGACGTGACGATCGTGGAGTTCCTGGACCGGATGGTCCCTACCGAGGACGCCGACGTGTCCAAGGAGCTGCTCAAGCACTACAAGAAGCTCGGCATCAAGGTGCTGCTCTCCACCAAGGTCGAGAACGTCGAGGACACCGGCTCCGGTGTCAAGGTCACCGTCAGCCCCGCCCAGGGCGGCGACAGCCAGGTCCTCGAGGCCGACAAGATGCTGGCCGCCTTCGGCTTCGCCCCGCGCCTGGAGGGCTACGGCCTGGAGAACACCGGCGTGGAGCTGACCGAGCGCGGCGCGATCGCGATCGATGAGTACGGCCGCACCAACGTCGAGCACGTCTACGCCATCGGCGACGTCACCGGCAAGATGATGCTCGCCCACGTCGCCGAGGCCATGGGCATCGTCGCGGTCGAGACCATCGCCGGCGTCGAGACCATGCCGGTCGACTTCGACATGGTCCCGCGCGCGACGTACTGCTCGCCGCAGATCGGCTCGTTCGGCTACTCCGAGGCGCAGGCCAAGGAGCTCGGCTACGACGTCAAGACCGCGACCTTCCCCTTCGCCGCCAACGGCAAGGCGCAGGGCCTCGGCGAGGCCGTCGGCTTCGTCAAGGTGGTCGCCGACGCCGAGCACAACGAGATCCTCGGCGCGCACATGATCGGTCCCGACGTGACCGAGCTGCTGCCGGTGCTCACGCTGGCGCAGAAGTGGGACCTCACCGCCGACGAGGTGGCCCGCAACGTCTTCGCCCACCCGACGCTGACCGAGGCGGTCAAGGAGGCCGTCGAGGGCATCGCCGGCCACATGATCAACTTCTGA
- a CDS encoding gamma-glutamylcyclotransferase, translating to MTLYAAYGTNLDPARMGERCPHSPLRTTGWLQGWRLTFGGEEHGWDGALSTIVQDPFEQVFVAVYDVTREDEANLDGWESADLGLYRKTKVRVATMTGELVTWTYVLDDYEGGLPSASYLGVLADAAEAADAPADYVAALRRRPCRSTGL from the coding sequence GTGACGCTGTACGCCGCCTACGGGACCAACCTCGACCCCGCCCGGATGGGCGAGCGCTGCCCTCACTCGCCGCTGCGCACGACCGGCTGGCTCCAGGGGTGGCGGCTGACCTTCGGTGGGGAGGAGCACGGTTGGGACGGCGCACTGTCCACGATCGTGCAGGACCCCTTCGAGCAGGTCTTCGTCGCGGTGTACGACGTGACCCGCGAGGACGAGGCCAACCTCGACGGCTGGGAGTCCGCCGACCTGGGCCTCTACCGCAAGACCAAGGTGCGGGTCGCGACGATGACCGGCGAGCTCGTCACCTGGACCTACGTGCTCGACGACTACGAGGGCGGGCTGCCCTCCGCGTCGTACCTCGGCGTGTTGGCCGACGCCGCCGAGGCTGCCGACGCCCCCGCGGACTACGTGGCCGCGCTGCGCCGGCGACCGTGCCGCTCCACCGGCCTGTGA
- a CDS encoding purine-nucleoside phosphorylase, translated as MNEQSPYTLADEAAARLAELTGVERHDVALVLGSGWLPAVDALGEATAEIATTDLPGFSAAAVAGHSGKIRSVRAGDRNLLVFLSRTHYYEGRGVPAVVHGVRTAAAAGCRAIVLTNGCGGLKDTWSPGTPVLISDHINLTGRSPIEGANFVDLTDLYSSRLRAMCREVEPTLDEGVYVQFPGPHYETPAEIGMVRAIGGHLVGMSTTLEAIAAREAGMEVLGISLVTNLAAGISGQPLNHEEVLEAGRAAATRMGDLLGRIVPRI; from the coding sequence GTGAACGAGCAGTCTCCTTACACCCTGGCCGACGAAGCCGCCGCGCGGCTCGCAGAACTGACCGGCGTCGAGCGTCACGACGTGGCGCTCGTGCTCGGCTCCGGCTGGCTCCCCGCCGTCGACGCGCTGGGCGAGGCCACCGCCGAGATCGCCACCACCGACCTTCCCGGCTTCAGCGCCGCCGCGGTCGCCGGGCACTCGGGCAAGATCCGCTCGGTGCGCGCCGGTGACCGCAACCTGCTGGTCTTCCTCAGCCGCACCCACTACTACGAGGGCCGTGGCGTCCCGGCCGTCGTGCACGGCGTACGCACCGCCGCTGCGGCGGGCTGCCGCGCGATCGTGCTGACCAACGGCTGCGGCGGCCTCAAGGACACCTGGTCCCCCGGCACCCCGGTGCTGATCAGCGACCACATCAACCTCACCGGCCGCTCCCCCATCGAGGGCGCGAACTTCGTCGACCTGACCGACCTGTACTCCAGCCGGCTGCGGGCGATGTGCCGCGAGGTCGAGCCGACCCTCGACGAGGGCGTCTACGTGCAGTTCCCCGGCCCGCACTACGAGACCCCGGCCGAGATCGGCATGGTCCGCGCGATCGGCGGCCACCTCGTCGGCATGAGCACCACCCTCGAGGCGATCGCCGCCCGCGAGGCCGGCATGGAGGTCCTGGGCATCAGCCTGGTCACCAACCTCGCCGCCGGCATCAGCGGCCAGCCACTCAACCACGAGGAGGTCCTCGAGGCCGGGCGCGCTGCGGCGACCCGCATGGGCGACCTCCTCGGCCGGATCGTCCCGCGGATCTGA
- a CDS encoding TetR family transcriptional regulator: MSSQTTRQALIDAACRAFAENGVERASLLEITRQAGQRNRGAVHYHFGSRAGMLVAVLEEQVEFLQECVGDLLARAEARPGELEPLVDAFVEPAVALAAQGWKGQCLLRIVAELLATESETSLPPEVYRVIASTRVYEVSRLLDSQLAALPPAVRELRTTLTIGFAVRAVAERAKGQVDSPQIGWLDDETFEADLKAMCLAMLSVAAPAGSTG; encoded by the coding sequence ATGTCCTCCCAGACCACGCGCCAGGCGCTCATCGACGCCGCCTGCCGGGCGTTCGCCGAGAACGGCGTCGAGCGCGCCTCGCTGCTCGAGATCACCCGGCAGGCCGGCCAGCGCAACCGCGGCGCGGTGCACTACCACTTCGGCTCGCGCGCCGGGATGCTCGTGGCGGTCCTGGAGGAGCAGGTGGAGTTCCTGCAGGAGTGCGTCGGCGACCTGCTCGCCCGTGCCGAGGCCCGGCCGGGCGAGCTCGAGCCGCTGGTCGACGCCTTCGTCGAGCCGGCCGTGGCCCTCGCCGCCCAGGGGTGGAAGGGCCAGTGCTTGCTGCGCATCGTCGCCGAGCTGCTGGCCACCGAGTCCGAGACGTCGCTCCCGCCGGAGGTCTACCGGGTGATCGCCAGCACCCGGGTCTACGAGGTCTCCCGCCTGCTGGACAGCCAGCTCGCCGCGCTGCCCCCGGCGGTGCGCGAGCTGCGGACCACCCTCACCATCGGGTTCGCGGTGCGTGCGGTCGCCGAGCGGGCCAAGGGCCAGGTGGACTCCCCGCAGATCGGGTGGCTCGACGACGAGACCTTCGAGGCCGACCTCAAGGCGATGTGCCTGGCGATGCTCAGCGTCGCGGCACCTGCTGGGTCGACCGGATAG
- a CDS encoding TetR/AcrR family transcriptional regulator, which yields MPRISGDSLQQHRELLHRRVFDAFAALMGEHSFDAISMAAIAQRAEIGRTAIYHHFPDKEAVMVAFASHETARYLEQLDDLLDGIAEPEEQLRVYLRHQLAAGEQFHMGLGTQVYGLLSDEARRAIRGHVVAVEDVLRRILVSGSERGRFRIVDLDSTMSLIHACLNPRHLPADAIERFVLRGVGADA from the coding sequence GTGCCCCGCATCTCCGGCGATTCCCTCCAGCAGCACCGCGAGCTGCTGCACCGACGGGTCTTCGACGCCTTCGCCGCGCTGATGGGCGAGCACAGCTTCGATGCGATCTCGATGGCTGCCATCGCCCAGCGTGCCGAGATCGGCCGCACCGCGATCTATCACCACTTCCCCGACAAGGAAGCGGTGATGGTGGCGTTCGCCAGCCATGAGACCGCGCGCTACCTCGAGCAGCTCGACGACCTGCTCGACGGGATCGCGGAGCCCGAGGAGCAGCTGCGCGTCTACCTGCGCCACCAGCTCGCGGCCGGCGAGCAGTTCCACATGGGCCTGGGCACCCAGGTCTACGGCCTGCTCTCCGACGAGGCCCGCCGCGCGATCCGCGGCCACGTCGTCGCCGTCGAGGACGTGCTGCGCCGCATCCTGGTCTCCGGGTCGGAGCGCGGCCGGTTCCGCATCGTCGACCTGGACAGCACCATGTCGCTGATCCACGCCTGCCTCAACCCGCGCCACCTCCCCGCCGACGCGATCGAGCGGTTCGTGCTCCGCGGCGTCGGGGCGGACGCCTGA
- a CDS encoding HtaA domain-containing protein produces the protein MSHLTRGRRLAALGATGALVAAGLAIAPAAQAAETAPTLRWSISQQFIEHFTAPYVPGTAITATDGATFADGAITFAAESAETEGDLTTLTYGGSVLGAFGTMYSVRVEDPAITVDEAGDGEITALVSGTQGAPSEPAETTPARVTVAEFSGATLADGTLSGTPKWDGVLAADSETAVALGLAAGKPVDGKSFHPEFLAQLTPGVRAHFHASGAGSDAKKAVAAFEADVAVAAPSITTSIAGARPSSGVDLKVTGSGFSATDGNPGDNGVYVGVAPAGAEIDFDDMDAGMAQMVGIDWVTGDQIVDGSFTRVVNVPTAKLKKGAKYAVYTWRAHTHSTTSQDTVTPVSIPWARITKVKATSKVALTKPTTKKAGKVAVTFGGKYGKATGKAKVTVKKGAKKVGAVRTVKLTKAGKVNVKLAKAAKGTYTVTVKLLATPDYKATVVKRQYQVTK, from the coding sequence ATGTCCCACCTGACCCGAGGCCGCCGTCTCGCGGCCCTCGGCGCCACCGGCGCGCTCGTCGCCGCCGGGCTCGCCATCGCCCCCGCCGCCCAGGCCGCGGAGACCGCCCCCACCCTGCGCTGGTCGATCTCGCAGCAGTTCATCGAGCACTTCACCGCTCCTTACGTCCCCGGCACCGCGATCACGGCCACCGACGGTGCGACCTTCGCCGACGGGGCGATCACCTTTGCCGCGGAGTCCGCGGAGACCGAGGGCGACCTGACGACGCTGACCTACGGCGGCAGCGTCCTGGGCGCCTTCGGCACGATGTACTCCGTCCGCGTCGAGGACCCGGCGATCACTGTCGACGAGGCCGGCGACGGGGAGATCACCGCGCTCGTCTCGGGTACGCAGGGTGCGCCCTCCGAGCCGGCGGAGACGACGCCCGCCCGGGTCACGGTCGCGGAGTTCTCGGGGGCCACGCTCGCGGACGGCACCCTGAGCGGCACCCCGAAGTGGGACGGCGTCCTGGCCGCCGACTCCGAGACCGCCGTCGCGCTCGGCCTCGCCGCGGGCAAGCCGGTCGACGGCAAGTCCTTCCACCCGGAGTTCCTCGCCCAGCTGACGCCGGGCGTCCGCGCGCACTTCCATGCGAGTGGTGCCGGCTCGGACGCCAAGAAGGCCGTCGCCGCCTTCGAGGCCGACGTGGCCGTTGCCGCCCCGAGCATCACCACCTCCATCGCCGGCGCACGTCCCTCTTCGGGGGTGGACCTCAAGGTCACCGGCAGCGGCTTCAGCGCCACCGACGGCAACCCGGGCGACAACGGCGTCTACGTCGGTGTCGCGCCGGCCGGCGCCGAGATCGACTTCGACGACATGGACGCCGGCATGGCGCAGATGGTCGGCATCGACTGGGTCACCGGCGACCAGATCGTCGACGGGTCCTTCACCCGGGTCGTGAACGTCCCGACCGCCAAGCTGAAGAAGGGCGCGAAGTACGCCGTCTACACCTGGCGCGCGCACACCCACTCGACGACGTCCCAGGACACCGTCACCCCGGTCTCGATCCCGTGGGCCCGCATCACCAAGGTCAAGGCGACCAGCAAGGTCGCCCTCACCAAGCCGACCACCAAGAAGGCCGGCAAGGTCGCGGTCACCTTCGGCGGAAAGTACGGCAAGGCCACGGGCAAGGCCAAGGTCACCGTGAAGAAGGGCGCCAAGAAGGTCGGCGCCGTCCGCACGGTCAAGCTCACCAAGGCCGGCAAGGTCAACGTGAAGCTCGCCAAGGCCGCCAAGGGCACCTACACCGTCACCGTGAAGCTGCTCGCCACCCCCGACTACAAGGCCACCGTGGTCAAGCGTCAGTACCAGGTCACCAAGTGA
- a CDS encoding heme ABC transporter ATP-binding protein, with product MSAVLSAHGVGVRIEGRAILAEVDLEVRPGEVVALVGPNGAGKSTLLGVLSGDVDPTEGHVELRGRKIAKHSAKELSRERGVQLQKQGLAFGFRVEEVVRMGRSPWYRTPASDRDDEVVEASLERADVTEMAQRLFPTLSGGEQARTSFARLLAQETPLMFLDEPTAALDIRHQEQLLSVVREAAEAGAAVVVVLHDLSLAAAYADRVCVLAGGRLRADGPPAEVLTGELLTEVYAHPVDVLHHDGRLVVVPVRPRGGPTAATTTDEEASCSAV from the coding sequence ATGAGCGCCGTCCTCTCCGCCCACGGCGTCGGGGTCCGCATCGAGGGCCGCGCGATCCTCGCCGAGGTCGACCTCGAGGTGCGCCCCGGGGAGGTCGTGGCCCTGGTGGGCCCCAACGGCGCCGGCAAGTCCACGCTGCTGGGCGTGCTCTCCGGCGACGTCGACCCGACCGAGGGCCACGTCGAGCTGCGCGGGCGCAAGATCGCCAAGCACTCGGCCAAGGAGCTCTCCCGCGAGCGCGGCGTGCAGCTGCAGAAGCAGGGCCTGGCCTTCGGCTTCCGCGTCGAGGAGGTGGTCCGGATGGGCCGCTCGCCGTGGTACCGCACCCCGGCCTCCGACCGCGACGACGAGGTCGTCGAGGCCAGCCTCGAGCGTGCCGACGTGACCGAGATGGCCCAGCGGCTCTTCCCGACCCTCTCCGGCGGTGAGCAGGCACGCACCTCCTTCGCCCGGCTGCTGGCCCAGGAGACACCGCTGATGTTCCTCGACGAGCCGACCGCCGCGCTCGACATCCGCCACCAGGAGCAACTGCTCTCCGTGGTCCGCGAGGCCGCCGAGGCCGGTGCCGCGGTGGTGGTCGTGCTCCACGACCTCTCCCTCGCCGCGGCGTACGCCGACCGCGTCTGCGTGCTCGCCGGCGGCCGGCTGCGTGCCGACGGCCCGCCGGCCGAGGTGCTGACCGGCGAGCTGCTGACCGAGGTGTACGCCCACCCCGTCGACGTCCTGCACCACGACGGCCGACTGGTCGTCGTCCCCGTCCGGCCACGCGGCGGCCCGACCGCCGCCACCACCACCGATGAGGAGGCCTCGTGCTCCGCCGTGTGA
- a CDS encoding FecCD family ABC transporter permease: MTSVSVAPGSGTRPRGAIGSLAGRIGLLGGLGVALLAAIIVAAGQGQLDVPASEVLGSVLHHLGIDAGPLPSHPQGENTLWQVRFPRVAMAALAGAALAAAGALMQGVFGNPLAEPGVVGVSSGAAFAAAAVIVFGWTFAGTWTIALCAFVGGLVTTLLVYVMSRSGGRTEVVTLVLTGIAINAVTSAGLAFLLFLGDQQAREEIVFWQLGSLNGSRWEYVGVVAPLALAGIVAALLLAPRLDLLALGDRAARHVGVDVERLRIVAIVVVALLTGAAVAFCGIIAFVGLVVPHLIRMIAGPGHRMLVPASALGGAVLLVLADLWARTAIAYADLPIGMLTSLIGGPFFFWLLRRARRTAGGWA, from the coding sequence GTGACGAGCGTCTCCGTCGCGCCCGGCAGCGGCACGCGCCCCCGTGGGGCGATCGGCTCGCTCGCCGGACGCATCGGGCTGCTCGGCGGCCTCGGGGTCGCCCTGCTCGCCGCGATCATCGTCGCGGCCGGGCAGGGGCAGCTCGACGTACCCGCCTCCGAGGTGCTCGGGTCGGTGCTGCACCACCTCGGCATCGACGCCGGGCCGCTGCCCAGCCATCCGCAGGGCGAGAACACGCTGTGGCAGGTGCGGTTCCCGCGCGTGGCGATGGCCGCCCTCGCCGGCGCCGCGCTGGCCGCCGCGGGCGCGCTGATGCAGGGCGTGTTCGGCAACCCGCTCGCCGAGCCGGGCGTCGTCGGGGTCTCCTCGGGCGCGGCGTTCGCCGCCGCGGCCGTCATCGTCTTCGGCTGGACCTTCGCGGGGACCTGGACCATCGCGCTGTGCGCGTTCGTCGGTGGCCTGGTGACCACGCTGCTGGTCTACGTCATGTCGCGCTCCGGTGGCCGCACCGAGGTGGTCACGCTGGTGCTGACCGGCATCGCGATCAACGCGGTGACCAGCGCCGGCTTGGCCTTCCTGCTCTTCCTCGGCGACCAGCAGGCCCGCGAGGAGATCGTCTTCTGGCAGCTGGGCAGCCTCAACGGCTCGCGCTGGGAGTACGTCGGCGTGGTCGCCCCGCTCGCGCTCGCCGGCATCGTGGCCGCGCTGCTGCTGGCCCCGCGCCTCGACCTGCTCGCCCTCGGTGACCGCGCCGCGCGCCACGTGGGCGTCGACGTCGAGCGGCTGCGCATCGTCGCGATCGTCGTCGTCGCGCTGCTGACGGGCGCGGCCGTCGCCTTCTGCGGGATCATCGCCTTCGTCGGCCTGGTCGTGCCGCACCTGATCCGGATGATCGCCGGGCCCGGGCACCGGATGCTGGTGCCCGCCAGCGCGCTCGGCGGCGCCGTCCTGCTGGTGCTCGCCGACCTGTGGGCGCGCACCGCGATCGCCTACGCGGATCTGCCGATCGGCATGCTGACCTCGCTCATCGGCGGCCCCTTCTTCTTCTGGCTGCTGCGCCGCGCCCGTCGTACGGCGGGGGGCTGGGCATGA
- a CDS encoding heme/hemin ABC transporter substrate-binding protein has protein sequence MTTPARRLRSRLAIPVVTAAVLLSGCGVSLGDSGAEGGKDAGAAAPPLSEVEPLDDVRGWEGSVNAVAEEQVEPVVEQAEPQLPVTVTDAQGTKVTVTDASRILPLDIYGTLSRTVFELGLGDQVVGREIATQFDAAADLPLVTQNGHDLNAEAILELDPTVIITDTSLGPWDAILQMRDAGIPVVVVDSERSLDTVSSLIEDVAEALGVPEQGAALAERTQAEVDAVTEQIADVAPSERGEKLRAVFLYVRGQSGVYYMFGEKSGADSLIDALGLYDVAGEIGWNGMKPITDEGLVDAQPDVVLMMTKGLDSVGGADGLLERLPALAQTPAGQNKRIVTMEDSQILGFGPAAATTLNSLAVALYAPQALS, from the coding sequence ATGACCACCCCCGCGCGCCGCCTGAGGTCCCGCCTCGCGATCCCGGTCGTGACCGCCGCCGTCCTGCTCAGCGGGTGCGGAGTGTCCCTGGGCGACAGTGGTGCCGAGGGTGGCAAGGACGCCGGCGCCGCCGCGCCGCCGCTCTCCGAGGTCGAGCCGCTCGACGACGTGCGCGGCTGGGAGGGCTCGGTCAACGCGGTCGCCGAGGAGCAGGTCGAGCCGGTCGTGGAGCAGGCGGAGCCGCAGCTGCCGGTCACCGTCACCGACGCCCAGGGCACCAAGGTGACCGTCACCGACGCGAGCCGCATCCTGCCGCTGGACATCTACGGCACCCTGTCGCGCACCGTCTTCGAGCTCGGCCTGGGCGATCAGGTGGTCGGTCGCGAGATCGCCACCCAGTTCGACGCCGCCGCCGACCTGCCGCTGGTGACCCAGAACGGCCACGACCTCAACGCCGAGGCGATCCTCGAGCTCGACCCGACGGTGATCATCACCGACACCTCGCTGGGCCCGTGGGACGCGATCCTGCAGATGCGCGACGCCGGCATTCCCGTCGTGGTGGTCGACTCCGAGCGCTCGCTGGACACCGTCTCGAGCCTGATCGAGGACGTCGCCGAGGCCCTCGGGGTCCCCGAGCAGGGCGCCGCCCTTGCCGAGCGCACGCAGGCGGAGGTCGACGCGGTGACCGAGCAGATCGCCGACGTCGCGCCCAGCGAGCGCGGCGAGAAGCTGCGGGCCGTGTTCCTCTACGTCCGCGGCCAGTCGGGCGTCTACTACATGTTCGGCGAGAAGTCCGGCGCCGACTCCCTCATCGACGCGCTCGGCCTCTACGACGTGGCCGGGGAGATCGGCTGGAACGGCATGAAGCCGATCACCGACGAGGGCCTGGTCGACGCGCAGCCCGACGTGGTGCTGATGATGACCAAGGGCCTGGACTCCGTGGGCGGCGCCGACGGGCTGCTCGAGCGCCTGCCCGCCCTCGCCCAGACGCCGGCGGGCCAGAACAAGCGGATCGTCACCATGGAGGACTCCCAGATCCTCGGCTTCGGCCCCGCGGCCGCGACCACCCTGAACTCCCTCGCCGTCGCGCTCTACGCGCCCCAGGCCCTCTCGTGA
- a CDS encoding biliverdin-producing heme oxygenase, with the protein MTTVEADLDMPLSTAMRQGSLAQHSDAENATFTSELMAGRINEAGYTDYLRVLRRVYAALEEVGRDLADDPIAAELYDPALDRLAAIESDIAHWSGGGSLDIDSPAATAYAERVRAAASSPLRFIAHHYTRYLGDLSGGLAIGRIIDRTYGSTGQGIAFYDFETIAKPKDYKDGYRARLDALPLDAAQRAEVVAEVQEAFRHNQALFDELSASMDAYRR; encoded by the coding sequence ATGACCACCGTCGAAGCCGACCTCGACATGCCTCTCTCGACCGCGATGCGCCAGGGGTCGTTGGCTCAGCACAGCGATGCCGAGAACGCGACGTTCACCTCCGAGCTGATGGCCGGGCGCATCAACGAGGCGGGCTACACCGACTACCTGCGGGTGCTGCGTCGAGTTTACGCGGCGCTGGAGGAGGTCGGGCGTGATCTGGCCGACGACCCGATCGCCGCGGAGCTCTACGACCCGGCGCTCGACCGCCTCGCCGCGATCGAGTCCGACATCGCGCACTGGAGCGGTGGCGGCTCCCTCGACATCGACAGCCCCGCGGCCACGGCGTACGCCGAGCGCGTGCGGGCGGCGGCCTCCTCGCCGCTGAGGTTCATCGCCCACCACTACACCCGCTACCTCGGCGACCTCTCCGGCGGTCTCGCGATCGGCCGGATCATCGACCGCACCTACGGCTCGACCGGCCAGGGCATCGCGTTCTACGACTTCGAGACCATCGCGAAGCCGAAGGACTACAAGGACGGCTACCGCGCCCGCCTCGACGCGCTCCCTCTCGACGCCGCCCAGCGCGCCGAGGTCGTGGCCGAGGTGCAGGAGGCGTTCCGCCACAACCAGGCGCTCTTCGACGAGCTCAGCGCCTCGATGGACGCCTACCGCCGCTGA